In Dasania marina DSM 21967, the genomic window AGCGAAAACCGGGGCCAAAAGTCGCTGTAGTTTCATCATTTTTATCTGATAAGTCGTAGTCATACTCTTGGTGGCCCAAACCTAAAGCCAAGTAAGGTGAAAACTTTTTATTACCTAAGGCATTTAAGTAATACATCCCCTCCAACAGTAAATGCTTCATGTCAGCATCATTGCCCGGAGCGCCTTCGCTATCCATGGAACCCTGCAGGTATTTTAATTCAGTACCCCACGACTCGTTATATTGATACTCCAGACCCAGGCCATAGACTACATCTTCATTTAGCTTTCTTTCGTTATCGGGCTTTTGGTGACCTACCATAGGGTTGATATACCACTGGCCGCTATGGTCGTCAGCAAGAGCAATATTGCCTATAGACAGGGCAATAGCTGTAACTAATGTTGTTTTCATCATAATAAACTCCAAATTTTATTGATAAGCTTTACTATTAGCTTACTTCTTTGTGTAAGTGCACATCCATTTGTGGATAAGGTATACCTATACCCTCTTCATCAAATCGCAACTTAATTTTTTCAGTGATATCAAACTTCGTTGGCCAGTAATCAGCTGAGTTAACCCAGGGGCGTACTACAAAGTTAACCGAAGATTCACCTAACTCAGATACTGCAATGGTCACCGCAGGCTCAGCTAACACCCGCTCATCCGCGTCCACAATTTCATTAAGTACTTCTTTAGCTCTACGGATATCGGCATCATAGGATATACCTACAATTAAATCGATACGCCTAGTAGCCTCTGTGGAGAAATTGGTAATAGGCCCGCCCATAATACGCGAATTTGGCACTGTAATGATTTTATTATCACCCGTTTTTAAAATAGTGCTAAAAATACTGATGTTTTTTACCGACCCCATAACGCCACCGGCATCGATGAAATCGCCCAGTTTAATGGGGCGAAACAATATAATAAGTACACCTGAGGCAAAATTTGCCAGCGAGCCCTGCAAGGCCAAACCCACAGCTAAACCTGCCGCACCAACAATGGCGACAAATGATGCCGTTTGTATGCCTATTTGCCCTAGCGCAGCAATCACCACAAAAGCTAGCAGCAGGCCATTGATTAAATTAGCAGCAAAAATACTAATGGTGCTATCCACACCACTTTTTACCATTGAGCCTTTCACGGCGCTTGCAATGTATTTAGCGATGATTTTACCGACTATAAATATAACAACAGCCAACGCTAGCTTTACGCCATACTCCATAACCACAGGCATATAATCGTCTATATATTTTTGTATTTCCATAATTGTATCCTCGAGTTATTTATATTAATACCACAGCACATCAAACCTCTCTAGCAGCACCGCTCTGGCCGTAACAATAGTCTGGCTATTCTACGACCAACCTCCCCACCAAAACAACACAGTAGCAGACTATTCTACAGGTTTAAAATAGGGTTAAGTCAAAGCTAAGTCATTTAAAAAATTAAATAAAATAAATATTACGCCGATAGTAGTAACAACAACAAAAACACCTAAAAATGCCGCAGGCACGGCCTGCGCCATAAGGATGATGAAATGGACTTCAATGCGGAGTTACAACGTTGCCTATTACCCCTAGGTGAGGCCTATTCCCTACCCGCTCACACCTATACAGACGAATCATTTTTTTACTGGGAAAAACGCTCCAGCTTTGAAGAGCAATGGTTTTGCCTAGGACTGGCTAAAGAGATACCTAATTGCGGCGATTATGTTTTAAAAGATATTTATGATCATAAACTTATTCTACTGCGTGATGAACAACAGCAGCTGAGAGCCTATAGCCGTATTTGCCGCCACCGCGCCATGGACATGGCTGCCTGCCCCACGCTGGCTAAAAAAAACAGCAAGTCCGATATCTCCGCAGACAAGGGTAATATCGAGAAGATAACCTGCCCCTTCCATCGCTGGTCTTACGAGATTAACAACGGTCAACTAAACCATACCCCTCATGCTCAGCTTAGCACTCAACACAAAAAATCCAGCTTGCCAGAGTATAGGCTACATGAGTGGCAGGGCTTTGTTTTTATTAATATCAATGGTCAAGCCGGTGCATTCTCCACGCAACTACAAGCTCTGGAGAAACAATTATCACAAGCCGATATTAGCCGCTACGCCATACACCAGAGCAGCGCAAAAACCAGCAACCAAGGTAATTGGAAATTGGCCATGGAAATTGCCATGGAATCCTATCATCACATAGGCGCACATTTTAATAGCTTTCAAAAAATATCTCGCGCCAGTAGCACCTATGTAGATCATGGTAACCAGCGTTATGCGGCACTAATCAACCCCTACTGCAAAAACATTGACCGCAGTCATGGGCCGATTAAGCTAGATTTATTTCCCCCCTCTAGCATAGAGCAGCACTATCAAGGCTTTGTTTACTACGCACTATTCCCCAACCTGCTTATAGGCACTATGGGTGGTTTTTTCGACATTAATATTATTTACCCTACGGACAAAGATAGCCATAGGGTTGAAGCCTTCCTACTAGTCCCTGAAGGCGAAGACGACAACCCAGACATAGACACGATTTTTCAACAATTTAACATTATCGAACAAGAAGACCAGGCACTAATGCAGGCGTGGATAAAAGGCCTAACATCCGCGCAAGCACCACAGGGCCCGCTAACAAAACTGGAAAAAGCCAACTGGTTATTTTACCAATATCTACTCTCCAGCTTAGTGGTCAATAAAAACACTAATAGCCGCATGCAGGAGGCCTAAGAGCATGCGCTTTGCCCTCTACAAAAAAGAACTCTTTAAACTACTGCAACTAGCCATACCCATGGCTGTAGCTGAAGCCGCCGCTATAGGCATGGCCTTTACCGATGCGCTATTTTCCGCCCACGCTAGCCTAGATGACTTAGCAGGGGTCTCTTTAGGTGCTGCTTTTTGGAGCCCCTTAATCGTCTTTAATTTTGGCGCCTTAATTATTATTGCCACCTACGCAGCTAGGCATATAGGTGGCCAGCAAACCAAACAACTAGACAAAATTTTACAAAACGGCTTATATCTAGCCGCTTGTTGGGGTTTATTACTGAGTCTAGTTATTTTTTCTGCACATTACCTAGTGCCCTATTTTTCATTAACCCCAAAAGCACAACAGGTAGCCAGTGCTTATATAACATGGCTGGCACCCGCCATGTTTTTTTGGGCCTTATTCACCAGCTTAACCTTATTTTCTGAAGGTATTGCTAAGCCCAACTTAGCAATGATTATTGCTGTTATAGGGTTAGGATTTAACGCCTTAGCCAATTATTTCCTGGTCTTTGGATTTTGGATCATCCCCGCGCAAGGCGGTGTGGGTTGTGCCTATGCCACCTTACTAACATCTATAGTCATGCTGAGCTGTTTTTTACTATTAATTAAACACCCCAGCTTTAGCCCTTACAAGTTATTGCGATGTCGCCAGCGTTTTAACTACCACGAAATAAAATCGCTAATGCTAAAAGGCCTGCCCGTAGGCATAGGCGCCATGTCGGAAAATCTTATCTTTGTGTCAGTAGCATTAATATTGGCCACAAATAGCACAGAAGCGGTGGCCGCCAATCAAATGGCAAGAACCTTATATGAAGTAATTTTTGTTTTAATATTTTCACTATCACAGGCCATTACCATACGCACCGCTACCGCTATAGGCGCAAACAACCGGCAACAAATTCAACTATCGATAACCACAGGTATCTACAGCACTTTAACCATAGCGCTAGTTCTAGCGCTCAGTTTATACGCAGGCTCAGAATTTATTATAAGTATTTTTACCCAAGACAGCGCCACCACCGCTATTGCTCACAGCATTATGATAGCCAGTGCGTTCTTACTACTACCGGATAGTTTTCAGTATGTGATGCTGGCCATTATGCGTGCCTACCATGACATAAAAGTCCCCTATCTTTTATTTACTGGCTGCGGCTGGCTGATAGGTTTACCACTGGGTTTAAGCTTTTGTTACGGATATTATTTAACCCCTAGCCCCATGGGGCCTGTGGGCTTATGGTATGGCATATTAATAGGGCTTGCTGTAGCCAGCTTCACGCTGTGGCTACGCTTTAAACTACATACACAAAACATGGCTGGACCAAGCGAGCACATACAGGAAAAAACATCTGAGCTTATGGTGTGAACGCTCAGCCTTAAATTTTTATATATAAATAACCCTGCTGCTGCTGCAGTAGCAACAATTCTCTTACCCCTCCGTCTTCCAACAGCCCCACCCCCTTAATAAGACTATCCTTTGGCAGACTATTTTTTAATATTGAATTATTACAACCACCGACAGCTACACCTCTACTCATTAAATTTTTAATCTGTCTATTATAAGAGCTGCTATTAATCAACTTTAAAATAGCGGAGCCATGCACCACCACTTTAATATCGGCATCAGGGTCTGTTTGCAGTAGTTCATCGACACTTGCTAGCAACATACCCATCTTTTCCCTTTCATTAATATGATAAACCACTTTAAACGGTTCAGCGAAAGCAGTGTTAGCCATTAAAACTAGCAACAGATATAAAACCACTCGTTTCATATTCCTCCCTCATCCTTAGGTTGTTCCATAGAAAAACTATTGCAACTGCTATTCAGTGTAGCGTTTATCTATAATTTTGCGCCTGCCGTTATGTAGCTATATAGCTTATGGCTAAGGATTGGGATGTAAGAAGAGGGTTTAAGGAATAAACTCAGGGAATAATAACGGCCAAGCCCGCTCGGGCCCCACCAACAGGCTTAAACCATTGATTACCGGCGGCCGGCAAGGTTGAGCATCAAGCTCTGCTGCTAGCGCATACAGCGGTGGCGACAAATACACGACTACATCACAGTGCAAGCGCCCCTCTGACTCATGACGCATAAAAATAGCTCTATCGTTAGGGCCGTCGGCAGCTTTATAGTCTGCTATAAACAAATCTTCGATTTCAGCAAGATCAGGATTAGCTAACAACGGGTCACCTAGGTTTTTAGAAACCAGCTGTTCATAGCTTGCTAAGCCTTTATACGTTGGAAGATGTAAGTTTGGGTACTTAGCAGTACTCTTATTCAGCATTAACAGAGAATAAGCCTAAATATTTAGGTATTAACCGTCATGGCTGGCCTGCGTTTACCCTCTACAACCGCTAAACACAGTCGCCAAAAACATTCAGGCTCTATTTACAGGTTCCCAGCAACTCATTAAAGCTTATCACCTAAGCCTGAGGGCAATATAAACTTACTGGCCATCTTGAGCAGGGGCAGTCTCGTCGCTTTCCCAAACCTGCCACCATTTTTTGCGATTTTGGCGCGCTTCCTTACCTTTTTCAGAACCTTTATCCGCTTCTTTTTGAACCTGCTCGGCTTTATCGCTCATGTTTTTATTTTTTTCTTTGTGCTTGGCTTTTTTTTCATCCATGTTGTCGTCCATATCATCGACCTTGTCTTCTGCGTCGTCCTTATCTTTCATGGCCTTTTCTTTGGCTTTTTTGGCTTTCTTATCTTGTTTACGCTTTTCTTTTTTAAGCTTGTCTTTTTTCTCGTCCATCTCGTCTTCTAGTTCATCGGCATCATCACCTTTGGCTTGCATAGCCGCTTTATGGGTTTCTTTCTGCTCGGCGGTGGGTTTGCCTTTGCCTGCCCATTCGGGTTTGTCGGCAAAAGCAGGGAAGGTAATTAAAAGACTTAACACGCTTATTAGTAATGTTATT contains:
- a CDS encoding mechanosensitive ion channel domain-containing protein, with the protein product MEIQKYIDDYMPVVMEYGVKLALAVVIFIVGKIIAKYIASAVKGSMVKSGVDSTISIFAANLINGLLLAFVVIAALGQIGIQTASFVAIVGAAGLAVGLALQGSLANFASGVLIILFRPIKLGDFIDAGGVMGSVKNISIFSTILKTGDNKIITVPNSRIMGGPITNFSTEATRRIDLIVGISYDADIRRAKEVLNEIVDADERVLAEPAVTIAVSELGESSVNFVVRPWVNSADYWPTKFDITEKIKLRFDEEGIGIPYPQMDVHLHKEVS
- a CDS encoding DsrE family protein; this translates as MKRVVLYLLLVLMANTAFAEPFKVVYHINEREKMGMLLASVDELLQTDPDADIKVVVHGSAILKLINSSSYNRQIKNLMSRGVAVGGCNNSILKNSLPKDSLIKGVGLLEDGGVRELLLLQQQQGYLYIKI
- a CDS encoding aromatic ring-hydroxylating oxygenase subunit alpha; translated protein: MDFNAELQRCLLPLGEAYSLPAHTYTDESFFYWEKRSSFEEQWFCLGLAKEIPNCGDYVLKDIYDHKLILLRDEQQQLRAYSRICRHRAMDMAACPTLAKKNSKSDISADKGNIEKITCPFHRWSYEINNGQLNHTPHAQLSTQHKKSSLPEYRLHEWQGFVFININGQAGAFSTQLQALEKQLSQADISRYAIHQSSAKTSNQGNWKLAMEIAMESYHHIGAHFNSFQKISRASSTYVDHGNQRYAALINPYCKNIDRSHGPIKLDLFPPSSIEQHYQGFVYYALFPNLLIGTMGGFFDINIIYPTDKDSHRVEAFLLVPEGEDDNPDIDTIFQQFNIIEQEDQALMQAWIKGLTSAQAPQGPLTKLEKANWLFYQYLLSSLVVNKNTNSRMQEA
- a CDS encoding MATE family efflux transporter translates to MRFALYKKELFKLLQLAIPMAVAEAAAIGMAFTDALFSAHASLDDLAGVSLGAAFWSPLIVFNFGALIIIATYAARHIGGQQTKQLDKILQNGLYLAACWGLLLSLVIFSAHYLVPYFSLTPKAQQVASAYITWLAPAMFFWALFTSLTLFSEGIAKPNLAMIIAVIGLGFNALANYFLVFGFWIIPAQGGVGCAYATLLTSIVMLSCFLLLIKHPSFSPYKLLRCRQRFNYHEIKSLMLKGLPVGIGAMSENLIFVSVALILATNSTEAVAANQMARTLYEVIFVLIFSLSQAITIRTATAIGANNRQQIQLSITTGIYSTLTIALVLALSLYAGSEFIISIFTQDSATTAIAHSIMIASAFLLLPDSFQYVMLAIMRAYHDIKVPYLLFTGCGWLIGLPLGLSFCYGYYLTPSPMGPVGLWYGILIGLAVASFTLWLRFKLHTQNMAGPSEHIQEKTSELMV